The nucleotide sequence CATGGCAGAGCACATTCAGGCGACCACGATGGGCCATGCCGAGGTTAATCGCTTGAATGCCAAACTCGCATGACTTCTCCAGTAAGGCACGGAGGCCGACCACCATTGTCTCCGCCCCGTCACAGCCGAAGCGCTTCTGCGTCGAATACTTGCGCTTGAAGAAGTCCTCGAAGAACACAGCTGAGGCAACGGTGTCCCAGATGCGGAGCTTTTCCTCCCTGCTGATCAGCCGGTGCagcgcgctggtgctgtcTTTGAGCTCGATTTGGCTGCGAATGAAACGCTTCGCTTCGCCGTCTGTGAGGTGCACCAGCTCAAATCCAATCTGACCGCAGTAGtgcgccgtcagcagctCGTGGAGCTGGCGGATCATCATTGGAGGCGAGGAGGTATCATAGATGCCACCCATTTGATTCTGAAAGCCAACACGCACCACGCGGTCAGCGTCCTTGTCGCTAAAGCCAAAGTATGCGAGGTCAAGCCGCACCATCTCCTTGTATCGGCGCGAAGGCGTGCGCTCGGTGACGTCTGTTTCCATATAATTCAGAGGGTCTGTTTGCGCCATCAGATGACCCCGGTCCTCGAAGGCCTGAATCATCCGAGTGAGGCGCCCGCAATCGGCCAGAGATTGCTTCACTACCCCCTCGTCACTGCTTTCCACTGGGAGCACACAAATCGGTGTATCAAGCAGCGCGCGGTCATAGCTGCCAAGGTCGCTGCGGGAGAAGAGCTCAGCCCACGACGCGTCCACCGAGGCCGGGTCCTTCTTCCACTGCTGATACAGCTCCTCTAGGTACATGGCTGAGCTGCCGTTGAGGAAGCTGTCGTTGTCGTAGAGCAGCTGACGCTCTGGCATAGCGTCCGAGGCATGGTGGCGTCCCGCGATGAGAGTCGCCTGAGAGGCGCGCGGGAACGCAATCGCGGGGGTCACTGCAGACACGCAGTTTAACACGCCACGCGCAGACATCAATCGGCGCATCATTGTTGCTAGCGTTTTTTATATACTTTGTTCTACTCTGTTGTGTCTGCCAGCTGTTGCCCAGACCCAAGGGataagtgtgtgtgtgctcttttttctcacGGCGTTACGTGCAGTATACTGGGCGAGAAACTGTGTATactgtagagagagaggcgggcccttctcttttctttttgtctCTTCAGTctcccttttcgtttgtCTAGGAACTCGCCTTCGCAGGTCCTCGGCTGATGTACTACGttttccccttcccaccAGAAGAAGGTGGTCGCCAAGACTGATTCTTACGGAACCACCTGACCTTACGTGCTCTCATCCACGGTCACCACTGCCTCGAAGAGTGAAGACACCTGGAGTGCACACGTATGCTTCGTTGtcagagaaggaaaagaaagacagTGACAGACGTGCAAGGGGGCGGCAAGACGACgtaaaagagggagaggcagcgggGGGCAAAGCGAACAGCAGCAATGACAGAAGCACGACtgcgaagggagagaagcagcccTCGAacaacgaagagaaaaggggcacGCGGCGACACACCGGTGTGCCACTCTCCAAGGAAAAGATCGAGAGTGAGGGGATGACAACAAGCAAGAAACAACTCAGAGCGAACGAGTGACTGGATCTCTGATTCACTCAGGACGCGTTtcaagaggaagagggaaagaagggcagaagagagaacgagacaAGGGAGTTGTGTACGCAATTGGgggtgcgcatgtgtgaATAAATGCGTGAAGAGTATCTCAGCCGCAGGTTCTTCTTcagcagagaagcgaaggcaaacgtggaagagagagacgaggatAAGGTACAGGGGAGACACGGATGCTTCTACTGCCATCATTTCATGTTACGCAAGACTGGGACGGGGCTGGGCTGGTCACTTCGCTTGCGGGTATGGACTGAAGGAAAGGAGCACTAAAACAGGAAGAGTAGGTCTTCTCCCACTGCCCTGTCTAAGCCAAGGTGAAGCACGTCTCTGTTCTGCGTTAACCACGTTAGAGAGACGGGTGAAGACAGTAGgccaagagaagaaaaagacaaACAAACGAAGAGACGCAACGACATTTGCAGCACACAATATCATCACAGCgctgttttttctttcctttccgAGCTcgctcgtttttttcttcgaaATTGTGTACTCCTTTGAGCAGCCACagatacacacgcacacgcacacacacacacatgagcGCGCAATACCGCTCACTGTGCAACTGTTCGCATCTGTGTGGACGCGAGTGCTTCGGATgtgttcctctcttcttgtcgtCTCTGTGGGCGATTAGCTCACCGATATCAATTCACACTTTACACGCTATGCGCACAAGCAAGCACAAGCCcagcaagagggagaggaagggggcgtACTGCTTTGCTCGGGTCGGCCTCCCTATCTAGCGTCTTCTGCTCACTCGGCGCTCTTGTCGCACTTTAAGCACCGAgccccttctttcccttgtGATGCATAGCAGACTCAAACTGCGACTCAAGGCTTGCGTTCATACGTTTCATCTCTGCGCTGCTCACGGCAAAAGTATTATGGCGCGAgtgcgcgccagcgccgcctgtcCCCTGGGTAGTTCCCTTTACCCCGCCCATGAGGCGCGCGAACTTCATTCGCTTCTGCTCGTTCTGGTCGAAGGCGCCGGAGGAGGCGTATTGCCCCATGTCAATCGACTTGGTGGTCCCCGGCTggtctgctgcagcggtgccgcgggtcaaggaggaggacgttGGCACTTCAGCGATCCCCTCTGACCGGTGACGCTTCCTGTCTGAGGCACCTTCCTCTccggcagtggcgacggAGTGTGCGCTGAGAGACTTGAGGGCCTTACGGCATTTCTTcaggtgcgcgtgcagctcgTGCTGAGCGGCGTCATC is from Leishmania panamensis strain MHOM/PA/94/PSC-1 chromosome 35 sequence and encodes:
- a CDS encoding hypothetical protein (TriTrypDB/GeneDB-style sysID: LpmP.35.3560), producing MSLKDCFHEVRKAAMEHLEGYHRSDADKGLQRIPREEALASISLVAIRLLEQELQKRGANDDAAQHELHAHLKKCRKALKSLSAHSVATAGEEGASDRKRHRSEGIAEVPTSSSLTRGTAAADQPGTTKSIDMGQYASSGAFDQNEQKRMKFARLMGGVKGTTQGTGGAGAHSRHNTFAVSSAEMKRMNASLESQFESAMHHKGKKGLGA